A window of the Schlesneria paludicola DSM 18645 genome harbors these coding sequences:
- a CDS encoding NADPH-dependent FMN reductase, whose translation MSQYQIAVIVGSLRQDSFNKKLANGIAKLVPSEFSLKQVQISDLPLYDQDDDANQADSVKRLKSEISAAQGLLFVTPEYNRSMPGVLKNAIDHASRPYGQSVWAGKPAGVIGASIGSIGTALAQQHLRNVLAYLDVATMGQPEAFIHVRDGLFDAQGNIGPSSVPFIQNWVDHYVAWIKKHVQ comes from the coding sequence ATGAGTCAGTATCAGATCGCGGTCATCGTCGGCAGTCTGCGCCAGGATTCGTTCAATAAGAAGCTGGCGAATGGCATCGCCAAGCTGGTCCCGTCAGAGTTCTCACTCAAGCAGGTTCAGATTTCCGATTTGCCGCTCTACGATCAGGACGATGATGCCAACCAGGCAGATTCCGTAAAACGACTTAAATCCGAAATCTCGGCGGCGCAAGGGCTTTTGTTTGTGACGCCCGAATACAATCGTTCGATGCCTGGCGTTTTAAAGAACGCCATCGATCACGCCTCGCGCCCCTACGGCCAAAGCGTGTGGGCCGGTAAGCCTGCAGGCGTTATCGGCGCTTCGATCGGCTCGATTGGAACAGCGCTGGCACAGCAGCATCTACGAAATGTTCTCGCCTATCTGGACGTCGCAACGATGGGCCAGCCGGAAGCGTTCATCCATGTCCGTGACGGTCTGTTTGATGCACAGGGAAACATCGGACCGTCCAGCGTGCCCTTCATTCAGAACTGGGTCGACCATTATGTCGCCTGGATCAAGAAACATGTCCAATAA
- a CDS encoding threonine ammonia-lyase gives MTTRFAISADDVRSAAAMIASVAVRTPLLEFASLNALTGSRVLVKFEGAQHTGSFKFRGAYNRLARIDASAKAAGVVAWSSGNHAQGVAAAARLLGMPAAIVMPSDAPIIKIENTRALGAEVVLYDRETESRETIAGNLSVRRGAILVPSYDDPFVIAGQGTIGLEILSQAAEAGIRVGQVLICCGGGGMTAGIATAIKDTAPATQIYCVEPQAFDDTARSLASGKRESVPKGARSICDALMTNSPGELTFPINQALLSGALTVSDDQVRSAICFAFETMKLVVEPGGAVALAALLEGLAPPAEGATVVIISGANVDPELYAAIITKSGRRNP, from the coding sequence ATGACCACACGTTTTGCCATCTCCGCCGACGATGTCCGCAGTGCCGCTGCAATGATCGCATCCGTAGCGGTGCGGACTCCGCTGCTGGAGTTCGCATCGCTCAACGCGCTGACCGGAAGTCGGGTTCTCGTTAAGTTTGAAGGCGCACAACACACCGGCTCGTTCAAGTTTCGCGGGGCTTACAACCGTCTCGCGCGGATTGACGCATCCGCAAAAGCGGCTGGCGTCGTGGCGTGGTCATCAGGCAACCATGCCCAGGGCGTGGCGGCGGCCGCGAGGCTGCTCGGGATGCCGGCCGCGATTGTGATGCCCTCAGATGCCCCCATCATCAAAATCGAGAACACACGCGCACTCGGGGCCGAGGTCGTGCTCTATGATCGCGAGACCGAATCGCGAGAAACCATTGCCGGTAACCTTTCCGTGCGCCGGGGCGCGATCCTCGTTCCGTCCTATGACGACCCGTTCGTCATCGCCGGTCAGGGCACGATCGGCCTCGAAATCCTCTCACAGGCAGCGGAAGCTGGTATACGTGTCGGCCAAGTGCTGATTTGCTGTGGCGGCGGCGGCATGACCGCGGGCATTGCGACGGCGATCAAAGACACCGCTCCTGCAACGCAGATCTACTGCGTCGAGCCGCAGGCCTTCGATGACACCGCCCGTTCATTGGCGAGCGGAAAACGTGAATCCGTTCCGAAGGGTGCACGTTCCATCTGTGATGCGTTGATGACGAACAGCCCCGGCGAACTAACCTTTCCGATTAATCAGGCGCTTCTCTCCGGTGCCCTCACAGTGAGCGATGATCAGGTCCGTTCTGCGATCTGTTTCGCGTTCGAGACGATGAAGCTGGTTGTCGAACCCGGCGGCGCGGTGGCGCTCGCAGCACTTTTGGAGGGTCTCGCCCCGCCCGCCGAAGGTGCAACCGTCGTCATCATCTCCGGCGCCAACGTCGATCCAGAACTCTACGCGGCAATCATCACCAAGTCCGGTCGTCGGAATCCATAA
- a CDS encoding FKBP-type peptidyl-prolyl cis-trans isomerase → MSRYWSLLLVAAFVGCDQPAPKEIFPAPPKQVLVEPGEVDADAPEEFTTTESGLKYRIRRKSDGKKPTVEDTVRVHYRGTLDDGTIFDSSYGKSGQAATFPLKGVVAGWTEGLQLIGEGGMIELEIPPKLGYGEKAMGNSIPANSTLHFIVELLEVK, encoded by the coding sequence ATGTCTCGCTATTGGTCACTTCTGCTGGTTGCGGCCTTCGTGGGTTGTGATCAACCCGCGCCGAAGGAAATCTTCCCCGCACCTCCGAAACAAGTGTTGGTCGAGCCAGGTGAAGTCGACGCCGACGCTCCCGAAGAGTTCACCACGACAGAAAGTGGTTTGAAGTACCGCATCCGACGGAAATCCGACGGTAAGAAACCGACCGTCGAGGACACCGTGCGAGTCCACTACCGCGGCACGCTGGACGACGGCACGATTTTCGATTCCTCGTACGGAAAGTCTGGACAGGCCGCGACATTCCCTCTCAAAGGAGTCGTCGCGGGATGGACCGAAGGCCTGCAACTGATCGGCGAAGGCGGAATGATTGAACTCGAGATTCCTCCGAAGCTTGGCTACGGAGAGAAGGCGATGGGCAATTCCATTCCCGCGAACTCAACCCTGCACTTTATTGTCGAATTGTTGGAAGTGAAATAA
- a CDS encoding ornithine cyclodeaminase family domain yields MHVAPLDLSKLKVFPLAERTSLTRADDIVIDPDSTPKPSSEKIAPLIRDCAQKIRAARERGASVMLIYGAHLLRNGAAKILERMMAKEWVTHLATNGAGTIHDWEYAWFGASTESVEMNVNNGTFGTWNETASNIHLALMAGALDGLGYGRALGRLIHEDGVTLPTQAELASLISASPGHPLTPARADLLRAMNEQGWPSGRIKIEHRWKFASILAQAYKHGIPLTVHPGIGYDIISNHPVFNGGVIGRAAEWDFKLFGGSLENLDGGVVLSVGSAIMGPQVFEKSASCVNNLRLQSGRSIVKDHTIYVVDLQDGGGWDWTKGEPPKTNAAYYLRFCKSYSRMGGAMHYLQSDNATFIHNLYHQLTQPV; encoded by the coding sequence ATGCACGTTGCCCCGCTGGATTTGAGCAAACTGAAAGTGTTTCCACTCGCGGAACGGACGAGCCTCACTCGTGCCGACGACATCGTGATCGATCCCGATTCCACACCGAAACCGAGTTCCGAGAAGATTGCGCCGCTGATCCGTGACTGTGCGCAGAAAATCCGTGCCGCTCGCGAACGCGGTGCATCGGTGATGCTGATTTACGGAGCGCATTTGCTGCGGAACGGCGCCGCGAAAATCCTGGAACGGATGATGGCGAAAGAGTGGGTCACGCATCTGGCAACCAACGGCGCGGGAACGATTCATGACTGGGAATATGCCTGGTTCGGCGCGTCCACAGAAAGCGTCGAAATGAACGTGAATAACGGCACGTTCGGAACCTGGAACGAAACCGCGTCCAATATTCATTTGGCTCTGATGGCCGGAGCGCTTGATGGGCTGGGATACGGCCGCGCCCTGGGCCGGTTGATTCACGAAGACGGCGTCACGTTGCCCACGCAGGCGGAACTGGCGAGTCTGATCTCGGCCTCACCCGGCCATCCACTCACCCCCGCTCGCGCGGATTTGCTGCGTGCGATGAACGAACAGGGGTGGCCGTCAGGACGGATCAAGATCGAGCATCGATGGAAGTTCGCCTCGATTCTGGCCCAGGCATACAAGCACGGAATTCCGCTGACCGTTCATCCGGGGATCGGATACGACATTATTTCGAACCATCCGGTCTTTAACGGCGGTGTCATCGGACGCGCCGCGGAATGGGATTTCAAGCTGTTTGGCGGGTCGCTCGAGAATCTCGACGGCGGTGTCGTGTTGTCAGTCGGCTCGGCCATCATGGGGCCGCAGGTGTTCGAGAAGAGCGCCAGTTGCGTCAATAATCTCAGGCTGCAAAGTGGTCGTTCGATCGTGAAAGACCACACGATCTACGTCGTTGACCTTCAAGACGGCGGAGGATGGGACTGGACCAAGGGAGAGCCGCCGAAAACGAACGCGGCCTATTACCTGCGGTTCTGCAAAAGCTACTCTCGCATGGGTGGCGCGATGCATTACCTGCAGTCGGACAATGCTACGTTCATCCACAATTTGTATCACCAATTGACGCAACCGGTTTGA
- the leuD gene encoding 3-isopropylmalate dehydratase small subunit gives MQTITQVFGSGVPLLLDDIDTDRIIPARFLRCVTFDGLGDHAFEDDRLQDKSHPFDDARFKSGSILVAGRNFGCGSSREHAPQALMRWGIRAIIAESFAEIFFGNCTTLGIPCVSASRADLDRLAAAVTTNPVQQITVDLIAKQVRSGDIVANVTILESARQSLSTGNWDFLGQLLEGSTEVKNTANHLPYMTGFKA, from the coding sequence ATGCAAACCATCACTCAGGTCTTTGGTAGCGGTGTTCCTCTGTTGCTGGACGATATCGATACCGATCGAATCATCCCCGCCCGATTTCTTCGCTGTGTGACGTTCGATGGACTCGGTGACCACGCGTTCGAAGACGACCGCCTGCAGGATAAGTCGCATCCTTTTGACGATGCTCGGTTCAAATCGGGATCGATTCTGGTCGCGGGTCGCAACTTCGGTTGCGGCTCGTCACGCGAACATGCTCCTCAGGCGTTGATGCGCTGGGGAATTCGGGCCATTATCGCCGAATCGTTTGCCGAGATCTTCTTCGGCAACTGCACCACCCTCGGCATCCCCTGCGTCAGTGCGTCACGTGCAGATCTCGATCGTCTGGCTGCGGCCGTGACCACGAACCCCGTGCAGCAGATCACCGTTGACCTGATCGCCAAGCAAGTCCGCTCCGGCGACATCGTGGCCAATGTCACGATCCTTGAGAGCGCTCGTCAATCACTCAGTACCGGCAACTGGGACTTTTTGGGACAGTTGCTCGAAGGATCAACGGAAGTCAAAAACACGGCGAACCACCTGCCGTATATGACCGGTTTCAAGGCCTGA
- the proB gene encoding glutamate 5-kinase, protein MSSDHRRDVLNRVRTLVVKVGTNVLSTDDDRLDADRIASLAEQVHAIRQMGIQLVLVSSGAIGAGMGLLGLKERPKDLSHLQAAAATGQAHLIHLYDKAFRPHGYHAAQLLLTANDFKNRSRYLNVRNTLLTLGEFHVIPVVNENDTVSTAEIKLGDNDRLAAMVAGLIQADLLIILSVVDGLLTGDPTDPDSRRIPLVERFDDDLLNLVGASKSSRGTGGMKTKLEAVRTATAVGVNVMIANGKRPNVLSELLSGTDTGTLFLGEGDGVSAWKRWIGYTMPPKGRLVLDAGARRAVELLGKSLLAIGIARVEGDFEKGEVVSLVDADGEEFARGLTNYDTKATRTIAGKRTDDIARELGSVPYDEVIHRDNLVVISLTK, encoded by the coding sequence ATGTCATCGGATCACCGACGGGACGTTTTGAATCGTGTGCGTACGCTGGTCGTCAAAGTCGGAACGAACGTGCTTTCGACCGACGATGATCGCTTGGATGCCGATCGAATCGCGTCACTGGCCGAGCAGGTGCATGCGATCCGCCAAATGGGAATTCAGCTCGTCCTGGTTTCCAGCGGTGCCATCGGCGCCGGGATGGGATTGCTGGGACTGAAAGAACGCCCCAAAGATCTGTCTCACCTGCAGGCCGCCGCCGCAACGGGACAGGCGCATTTGATCCATCTTTATGACAAAGCGTTTCGACCGCACGGTTACCACGCGGCTCAACTGCTTTTGACCGCGAACGATTTCAAAAACCGTTCGCGATACTTGAATGTGAGAAACACGCTGTTGACACTGGGCGAGTTCCACGTGATTCCCGTCGTTAACGAGAACGACACCGTCAGCACTGCGGAGATCAAGCTGGGGGACAATGATCGACTGGCGGCAATGGTCGCTGGGCTGATTCAGGCCGACCTGCTGATTATCCTCTCCGTCGTCGATGGATTGCTCACCGGTGACCCAACCGACCCCGATAGCCGCCGCATTCCACTGGTGGAACGATTCGACGACGACTTGCTGAACCTGGTCGGCGCCTCCAAAAGCTCTCGCGGCACCGGCGGGATGAAAACGAAACTCGAAGCGGTACGGACCGCGACAGCGGTCGGCGTGAATGTGATGATCGCAAATGGCAAACGGCCGAATGTGCTCTCGGAACTGCTTTCCGGGACAGACACGGGAACGCTGTTTCTGGGGGAAGGCGATGGCGTCTCGGCCTGGAAACGCTGGATCGGCTACACGATGCCGCCCAAAGGTCGACTCGTGCTGGATGCGGGAGCTCGTCGAGCCGTCGAGCTCTTGGGCAAATCCCTACTGGCGATTGGCATCGCCCGCGTGGAGGGCGATTTTGAAAAGGGCGAAGTCGTGTCACTGGTCGACGCGGACGGCGAAGAATTCGCCCGCGGCCTGACGAATTACGACACCAAGGCAACACGCACAATCGCTGGCAAGCGGACGGACGACATCGCCCGCGAACTGGGATCAGTTCCGTACGATGAAGTCATTCATCGCGACAACCTGGTGGTGATCAGCCTCACCAAATAG
- a CDS encoding sugar phosphate isomerase/epimerase family protein, translated as MPPWQIGVFASVDAGLGVHLDVAKELGIPTVQVHSPHAETRTQAVADKFLAQCKAAGITITCVFGGFEGESYADIPTTTATVGLVPEATRAARAQEMKEISDFTKLLGCDAVGMHIGFVPSDRESASYKGLLEVTRDLLDHVAKNGQRLHLETGQETAEHLLEFIHDVQRQNLFINFDPANMILYGTGNPIETLKKIGHLVRSVHCKDAKWAAEAKRGAEWGSEVALGEGDVGMETYLRTLKEIGYTGPLTIEREIAHDRERQRRDIGTAAALLQRLRAQIL; from the coding sequence ATGCCCCCATGGCAAATCGGAGTTTTTGCATCGGTTGACGCGGGACTGGGCGTTCATCTGGATGTGGCGAAAGAACTTGGAATTCCTACCGTCCAAGTCCACTCGCCGCACGCTGAAACGCGAACGCAAGCCGTTGCCGATAAATTCCTGGCTCAGTGCAAAGCGGCCGGAATCACCATCACCTGTGTATTCGGCGGGTTCGAAGGCGAAAGTTACGCGGATATTCCGACCACCACTGCGACCGTGGGGTTGGTTCCGGAAGCCACCCGAGCCGCTCGCGCCCAGGAAATGAAGGAAATTTCCGACTTCACGAAGCTGCTCGGGTGTGACGCCGTCGGAATGCATATTGGCTTTGTTCCCAGCGATCGGGAAAGTGCGAGCTACAAGGGCCTGCTCGAAGTGACACGCGACCTGCTCGACCATGTCGCCAAAAACGGCCAGCGATTGCATCTCGAGACCGGTCAGGAAACGGCTGAACATCTACTGGAGTTCATCCATGATGTTCAGCGTCAGAATCTGTTCATCAATTTCGATCCCGCGAACATGATTCTGTACGGGACGGGAAACCCGATCGAAACCTTGAAAAAGATTGGTCACCTGGTTCGCAGCGTTCATTGCAAGGATGCCAAGTGGGCCGCCGAAGCGAAACGCGGTGCCGAATGGGGCTCGGAAGTGGCGCTCGGCGAAGGTGACGTCGGTATGGAAACCTATCTGCGGACGCTGAAAGAGATCGGATACACTGGTCCGCTGACGATCGAGCGAGAGATCGCTCACGATCGCGAGCGTCAACGCCGCGATATCGGCACAGCTGCCGCACTGCTGCAGCGTCTGCGAGCCCAGATTCTGTAG
- the purM gene encoding phosphoribosylformylglycinamidine cyclo-ligase, whose translation MKYRVNIDEANTTKAGFSALLDDRNPRLLNRVGAFSSLFLLDVKRFQEPVLVLKTEEPGSKQVLAFAHDRIESICYDMINHLINDCIVMGAEPLAVQDLIVCGKLEKAIATRIVAGVAAACEAQGCGLTGGETTEQPDIVPVGTYILGSSIVGVVERSQIIDGSKIVPGDVVLALPASGPHTNGYTLIRDLLKRDPSLSQQPVGSSSFLDAVLEPHRCYYQSLKGLFADGVISGLAHITGGGIKENLDRILPKNVNARIDLGCYRPNPVFTVIRQASKLPDNDMLRTFNLGVGIALVCPPAQVRPIVDHLKQHGEDAYAIGEIVPGNGVVECHGTVAY comes from the coding sequence GTGAAGTATCGCGTCAATATCGACGAGGCAAATACAACGAAGGCGGGCTTTAGCGCGCTCCTCGACGATCGCAATCCGCGACTGCTCAATCGAGTCGGTGCGTTCTCGTCACTATTTCTGCTGGATGTGAAGCGATTCCAAGAGCCAGTCCTTGTCCTGAAAACCGAAGAACCCGGTTCGAAGCAGGTCCTGGCATTCGCGCACGATCGAATTGAATCGATCTGCTATGACATGATCAACCATTTGATCAACGACTGCATCGTGATGGGCGCGGAGCCACTCGCGGTGCAGGATCTGATTGTGTGTGGGAAGCTCGAGAAGGCGATCGCCACTCGAATCGTGGCTGGGGTCGCCGCCGCGTGTGAAGCCCAAGGGTGCGGACTGACGGGCGGCGAAACCACGGAACAGCCGGATATCGTTCCTGTGGGAACGTATATTCTTGGCTCCAGCATCGTCGGTGTTGTTGAACGCAGCCAGATCATCGACGGCTCAAAAATTGTTCCCGGCGATGTGGTTCTGGCCCTTCCGGCCTCTGGTCCGCACACCAACGGATACACGCTGATCCGCGATCTCCTGAAGCGAGATCCGTCGTTATCGCAACAACCCGTCGGCAGTTCGTCATTCCTGGATGCTGTACTCGAGCCACATCGGTGTTACTACCAATCGCTCAAAGGATTGTTTGCGGACGGAGTGATCTCGGGACTCGCCCACATCACAGGCGGCGGAATCAAAGAAAACCTCGACAGAATCCTGCCCAAAAACGTCAACGCCAGGATCGACCTTGGGTGTTACAGACCCAATCCGGTTTTCACTGTGATTCGTCAGGCGTCAAAACTGCCTGACAATGACATGCTGCGAACGTTCAATCTGGGAGTCGGCATCGCACTCGTCTGCCCTCCCGCACAGGTACGACCAATCGTCGACCATCTGAAGCAGCATGGCGAGGACGCCTACGCAATCGGCGAGATCGTTCCCGGCAACGGCGTCGTCGAGTGCCACGGAACCGTGGCTTACTAG
- a CDS encoding FKBP-type peptidyl-prolyl cis-trans isomerase, which produces MKYRTLLLASLLSLLAISPESLPMVRAAEENAKEPGPSDKDAPKEFTATKSGLKFRVLRKSSDVKPTAKDTVKVNYKGWLDSGKEFDSSYERGESIEFPLNGVIPGWTEGMQLVGKGGMIELEIPYELGYGLRGSPPDIPGKATLHFIVELLEVKSPPSPGKSDDDAPKEFTATKSGLKYRVLRKSSDVKPTAKDTVQVHYKGWLDDGKEFDSSYDRGEPIEFPLNGVIPGWTEGMQLVGKGGMIELEIPYELGYGVKGAPPQIPGKATLHFIVELIEVTPPVEPGPVDADAPEEFTTTKSGLKYRVRRKSDGTKPSADDTVKVHYKGWLNGGKVFDSSYDRGAPISFPLGGVIKGWTEGMQLIGEGGMIELDVPYDLAYGERGRPPVIPAKAQLHFLVELLEVK; this is translated from the coding sequence ATGAAATACCGAACACTCCTGCTGGCAAGTCTGTTGAGCTTGCTTGCGATCTCACCAGAAAGCCTGCCCATGGTTCGCGCCGCGGAAGAAAATGCTAAAGAACCTGGTCCGTCGGATAAAGACGCGCCCAAGGAGTTCACTGCTACGAAGAGCGGATTGAAATTTCGCGTGCTGCGAAAGTCGTCCGACGTCAAGCCGACCGCAAAAGACACCGTCAAGGTGAACTACAAGGGCTGGCTCGACAGCGGCAAAGAGTTTGACTCGTCGTATGAACGCGGCGAATCGATCGAATTTCCGCTGAACGGCGTCATTCCTGGATGGACCGAGGGAATGCAGCTTGTCGGCAAGGGTGGAATGATCGAACTCGAGATTCCCTATGAACTGGGATATGGTCTTCGCGGATCACCACCAGACATCCCCGGAAAAGCGACGCTTCACTTCATCGTCGAGTTGCTGGAAGTGAAGTCTCCGCCATCGCCCGGCAAGTCGGACGATGACGCCCCGAAAGAGTTCACGGCCACCAAGAGCGGCCTCAAATACCGCGTCCTTCGCAAATCGAGCGACGTGAAGCCCACCGCGAAAGATACGGTCCAGGTCCACTACAAGGGCTGGCTCGACGACGGTAAAGAATTCGACTCGTCCTATGACCGCGGCGAACCCATCGAGTTTCCTCTGAACGGTGTCATCCCCGGCTGGACCGAAGGAATGCAGCTCGTCGGCAAGGGGGGAATGATCGAACTCGAAATTCCCTATGAACTCGGTTACGGAGTCAAAGGTGCACCACCTCAGATTCCCGGAAAAGCAACCCTCCACTTCATCGTCGAACTGATCGAAGTGACGCCGCCGGTCGAACCAGGTCCGGTCGATGCGGACGCTCCCGAAGAATTCACGACAACCAAGAGCGGCCTCAAGTATCGGGTACGGCGCAAATCTGACGGGACAAAGCCGTCTGCCGATGACACCGTTAAGGTTCACTACAAGGGTTGGCTGAATGGCGGAAAAGTTTTCGACAGCTCATACGACCGAGGGGCTCCCATTTCGTTCCCACTGGGCGGCGTGATTAAGGGCTGGACCGAGGGAATGCAATTGATCGGCGAAGGCGGCATGATCGAACTGGATGTTCCCTACGACCTGGCCTACGGCGAACGGGGACGGCCGCCAGTGATCCCCGCCAAGGCCCAGTTGCACTTCCTGGTGGAACTGCTCGAAGTCAAATAG